Below is a genomic region from Treponema sp. OMZ 798.
AAGAATTCTATCTGATGGGCCAAATCCAGATAGGTTGTAGGCTCATCGAATAGAAGAATATCGGGTTCTTGGGCAAGGGACATGGCTATCCAAGCTCTCTGCCTTTCTCCGCCTGAAAGTTTTTCTAAGGTTTTATCGCGCAAGGAAAGGGTATTTGTAAGCCGCATAACTTCTTCTATTATTTTTTTGTCGGAAGATTCAAAACCCTCAAACCATTTTTTCCGCGGATAGCGGCCGAAATAGACCAACTCTTCAACGCTTATATCGTCGGGAGTTCTGTTTTGCTGCAAAAGAATAGAAACCTTTTGGGCTAATCTTTTGGAATCCATTTTTGAGATGTCTTTTTCTTCGATAAAGATTTTGCCGCCGGCAGGTTTTATAATTCCTGCTATGCTTTTTAAAATGGTAGACTTACCGGAAGCATTCGGTCCGATTATCGAAACCACCTGCCCCTTTTTAACCCTCAAGTTTAGGTTTTGAACAACATGCTTTTCTCCGTAGGAAAGGCTTAAATTTTCTATCCTAAGCATGTCCATATTTTAAAACCTCATTTTTAAATTCTTCAAAGCCTTTAATGCCCTCTTCTTTTCCCCGCCTTAGAATTAAGGCCCTTATACCGAGGGTCTCACAGGCGGCGAGCTTTTCTTTTGTACCTCCGGCATCTCCGCTGTCCTTCATAACAACATAGGAGGCTCCGTATTCTTTAAACATAGCTTCATTTAAATTTTGAGAAAAGGGGCCTGTCATGGCAATTATGTCTTGAGTCGTCACTCCTGCATTTTTACATTTTTCGACACTGTCAACCGTGGGTAAAATTCGGTACACAAAGCGGTTTGAAGAACGGCACACCTCAAAATCGGCAAGGGTCTTGGAACCTGTCGTAAAAAAAACAACAGAAGATTTTAATTCTTTTAAAAACGAGCAAAGACCTTCCATATCATCAAAGGTATAAAAATTACTTTGGTCAAAATCGGTTGAGGATTGAGAAGCTCCGCGGGTAAAGCGCAAATATTTTATGTTCAAGTTTTGTGCGGTCTTTTTTGCGTTTTGAGAAACGATGAGGGCATAGGGATGGCTTAAATCGGCAATGAGGCTTATTTTTTCTTCAATGCAAAATTGTTCCATTTGAAGGGCATCCATTCTGCCGATTTTAAGTTTATGGTTTTTAAAAAAATCCCTGCTTTCTTCCGTTGCAACGCTCATTATATAGGGTGCATTTTTTTCCTTTAAAAAGTCTGCAAGGTTTCCGGCCTCGGTCGTTCCGCCTATAATCCAGATCATTTAATCTCGTAACCTCGGGGCGTAATCATTTTTCCGTTTTGGATATAGGTGTTGCTGTTCCCGATGATGATAAGGGTAAACATATCGATCTTCTCATAGTCTATTTTTTGAAGCTCGGTGACAATAACTTCTTCATTATTGCGGCAGGCATTTTTTGCTATGCCCGCAGGCGTTTTAGGAGACCTGAATTTTAAGATTATATTTACGGCTTCTTCGATATAACGGGTGCGAGTTTTAGATTTGGGATTGTAAAGGGCTATTACAAAGTCTCCCTCGGCCGCCAGCTCGAGCCTTTTTTTTATGATCTCGTAATCGGTGAGCCTGTCTGAAAGGCTGATAAGGGCCGTATCATGCATCAGTGGGGCACCCAGCCGTGAAGCCGCGGCAAAGGCTGCGGAAATGCCCGGAACTATTTCGACATTTAAATCGGGAGCAAGTTCCAAGATGGGGCCTGCCATTCCGTAAAGCCCGGCATCTCCAGTGCTTATAATGCTTACGGTTTTTCCTTCTTTTACCTTTGAAACCGCATACTTGCATCTTTCAATTTCGCCTGTCATTCCGGTTTGAAAAATTTCTTTTCCTTCGATAAGGGGTTTTACATATTCAATATAGCCCGAATAGCCTACGATAATTTCGGACTCTTTTAAGGCTTCGACAGCCTGAACCGACATCTGTTCCGGCCCGCCGGGGCCGATACCTACAACAAATAGTTTACTCAATTTTATTTCCTTTAAAATTTATTGGTTATCAAAAGTTTCATATTTCCAGTCTTTTATGGTGCGCTCCTTTTCGTCAAAGGATGAACCGATTAAGACTATTTTTTTACCGCTTGATTTAAAAGGAGAGGCATAGCCTTTTTCCTTTATCTGCGCTATTGCATCTTCCGAGCTTCCGGTCCCATCAAGTTTAAATTCAAAGATATAAATTGTATCTTTAGTGTGCACGATGGAATCAGCTCTTCCGGCGGCACAGTGCACCTCGGTTTCGATAAATTGCCCCATCAGTTTAAAAATTAGGTACACAGCTGTCTGATAATTTTGCTCCCTAAGTTTTAGTTTGTCTTTAGGAAGATTATCGTAGGGAACTCCGGCAATTATGGACTGCATCCTTTCCATAAAGCCGTCTACATTTCCGTTCTTCACATCTTCCGTAAAACGCCAAATGGAAGAGGCTGTTTGATCTGTACGCAAAGAAGTGTAGTCAGGTAAAAGATTTTTAAAAAACCCGTAACGGACCTCATCATTGGGAAAGCCTAATCTGTAAAGGGCAGCCTCCCTTATATATTCTTTAATTGTAAGATAGCCGGACTGAAACAAAATCGGCAGAGGGTTTTTTTTGTCGGCTCGGTAATCGGCAAGGCCGGCTTCGTCAAGTTCAACATTTCCGTCAAGGTCAGGAATATTATAATGAGCATCTTTTAGGTAGTTTACCAAGAATGTGGGCGTTCCCGTTGCAAACCAGTAACTTCCCACATCCTTTGCAGAAAAGGCATTTAAAAGACTAAACGGATTATAAACGCTCTTTCCTTCCTTTGCAAAAAGATATCCGTCATATCTTTTTTTAAGAAGGTTTAAACATTCTTCATAGCTTATTTTTTCTTTGTCGGCTAGTACCTGAATTTCGGGAGAAAAAACGGCCGTCAATTCTTCTTGGGTTATGCCGCAGAGGGCAGAGCAATCTTGGTGAAGGCTTATATCTTGCAAGTTATTTAGGTCGCTAAAAATACTTATCTTGCTGAATTTTGTTACACCTGTTAAAAAGGCAAAGCGTATGTACTTGTCGCAAGTCTTTATAACGGAATAAAAAGATTTTAGAGTGCTGCGGAATTCTTCGTTTAAGGCTTCATTTACTCCCATTGTCTGCAAAAGCGGCTTATCATACTCGTCTACGAGGATAACAACCTGTCTGCCTGTTTTTTCATAGGCTCTCTGGACTATACCCGCAAACCTTTGAGCTAATTCTTCTTCTTGTTTATAAGCTCCATATATTTGTTCAAATTTAGATAAAGCCAGATTTAGATGGCTTTTTAAAGAATTAGGTTCATCATATTTTCCGATATTGAAATCCAAATAAAGAACGGGATATTCTATCCAGGGTTCCGAGTTTTCAACCTTAGCTCTTTCTTCTTCCGCCTTTTCAATGTACAGGCCTTTAAAAAGCTCTTTTTTTCCTAAAAAATAGGCCTCGAGGGTAGAAAGAAAAAGGCTTTTTCCGAAGCGGCGGGGTCGGCTTAAAAAGTAGACTCTATTTGAATTAGTCAGCTTAAAAACAAATTCGGTTTTATCCACATACAAAAATTTATCATTCCGCATGACTTCAAAACTTTGTACGCCTATAGGCAGTTTTCTGTAAAGATTCAATCTTAAACCTCCTCAACCTTAATTATTTACAATTATATAACAAAAACCCCTTATGTACAAGCCGAGGCAAAATCTAAGCATATCTTGAAAGTACACTATTTTGAAGGTATAATATGTACGAGGAGATATTTATGGAATATGAAGGTAGAATTTGCAGACCTCCTATGGAGCGCGCTTCTTTTATGCTTCCGGTAATGGCAGGCTGCTCGTATAATAAGTGTAAGTTTTGTAACTTATTCCGCAGTATAAAGTATAGGGAGCTGCCTCTTTCGCAAATTGAAGAGGAGCTTATACGCGTAAAAAATTTAAACGGGAACCTTTCTAAAATTTTTTTAGGAGACGGAAGCGCCTTTAATTTAAAAACGGAACATCTTTTAAAAATCTTAAATTTAATTCATAAATATTTTCCCGATTGTAATTGCATAAACATGGATGCAACAATCACTGGCATTTTGCAAAAAACCGATGCCGAATTGGAAAGCCTATACACTCACGGA
It encodes:
- a CDS encoding ABC transporter ATP-binding protein; translation: MDMLRIENLSLSYGEKHVVQNLNLRVKKGQVVSIIGPNASGKSTILKSIAGIIKPAGGKIFIEEKDISKMDSKRLAQKVSILLQQNRTPDDISVEELVYFGRYPRKKWFEGFESSDKKIIEEVMRLTNTLSLRDKTLEKLSGGERQRAWIAMSLAQEPDILLFDEPTTYLDLAHQIEFLELVNRLNRETGVTAVLVLHDLNQAARYGNYLFAMKDGRLFAQGSPQEVLTPQNILSIYKIEADIINRSDRLVVIPR
- the cobK gene encoding precorrin-6A reductase, giving the protein MIWIIGGTTEAGNLADFLKEKNAPYIMSVATEESRDFFKNHKLKIGRMDALQMEQFCIEEKISLIADLSHPYALIVSQNAKKTAQNLNIKYLRFTRGASQSSTDFDQSNFYTFDDMEGLCSFLKELKSSVVFFTTGSKTLADFEVCRSSNRFVYRILPTVDSVEKCKNAGVTTQDIIAMTGPFSQNLNEAMFKEYGASYVVMKDSGDAGGTKEKLAACETLGIRALILRRGKEEGIKGFEEFKNEVLKYGHA
- the cobJ gene encoding precorrin-3B C(17)-methyltransferase produces the protein MSKLFVVGIGPGGPEQMSVQAVEALKESEIIVGYSGYIEYVKPLIEGKEIFQTGMTGEIERCKYAVSKVKEGKTVSIISTGDAGLYGMAGPILELAPDLNVEIVPGISAAFAAASRLGAPLMHDTALISLSDRLTDYEIIKKRLELAAEGDFVIALYNPKSKTRTRYIEEAVNIILKFRSPKTPAGIAKNACRNNEEVIVTELQKIDYEKIDMFTLIIIGNSNTYIQNGKMITPRGYEIK
- a CDS encoding ATP-binding protein gives rise to the protein MNLYRKLPIGVQSFEVMRNDKFLYVDKTEFVFKLTNSNRVYFLSRPRRFGKSLFLSTLEAYFLGKKELFKGLYIEKAEEERAKVENSEPWIEYPVLYLDFNIGKYDEPNSLKSHLNLALSKFEQIYGAYKQEEELAQRFAGIVQRAYEKTGRQVVILVDEYDKPLLQTMGVNEALNEEFRSTLKSFYSVIKTCDKYIRFAFLTGVTKFSKISIFSDLNNLQDISLHQDCSALCGITQEELTAVFSPEIQVLADKEKISYEECLNLLKKRYDGYLFAKEGKSVYNPFSLLNAFSAKDVGSYWFATGTPTFLVNYLKDAHYNIPDLDGNVELDEAGLADYRADKKNPLPILFQSGYLTIKEYIREAALYRLGFPNDEVRYGFFKNLLPDYTSLRTDQTASSIWRFTEDVKNGNVDGFMERMQSIIAGVPYDNLPKDKLKLREQNYQTAVYLIFKLMGQFIETEVHCAAGRADSIVHTKDTIYIFEFKLDGTGSSEDAIAQIKEKGYASPFKSSGKKIVLIGSSFDEKERTIKDWKYETFDNQ